AGGGCATTAAAATTGATAGAAGAGAGGGGATATAAAAAGATTAAGAAAGTAGCACCCGGTGGAAGAGAAAGACAGGATTCTGTATATCATGCCCTGAATCTTATAACAGACGCAGAGGCAGTTGTAATACATGATGCTGCAAGACCAGTAGCAAAGGCAGAACTCTTTAAAAATACTCTGAAAGAACTCAAGGACTGCGATGGAGTTATTACTGCTATCCCTCTCATAGATACTGTAAAAGAGGTAGAGAAAGATTTTGTTGTAAGAACCCTTGACAGAAATCGTTTAAGATTGGTCCAGAC
Above is a genomic segment from Thermodesulfovibrionales bacterium containing:
- a CDS encoding 2-C-methyl-D-erythritol 4-phosphate cytidylyltransferase, translated to MKTFAIVPAAGSGRRYGNVSKAFLLLGGRPVISWVFDTLEEIDEISEIIPVFRDSDMERALKLIEERGYKKIKKVAPGGRERQDSVYHALNLITDAEAVVIHDAARPVAKAELFKNTLKELKDCDGVITAIPLIDTVKEVEKDFVVRTLDRNRLRLVQT